TCAGTTTATAAACATATAGTCAAGtaaagtcacttttattgtcacatgtATCTTGGTGAAGTGAAATTCTCCAGAAACTGCTGAAACCGTTTACATATAATATCCATACAGACTTCAACAAATGAGAATGAgcaatatgcacatacatatagtCAGTACACACATTAGACATGCTTACAGTTAGCACTACACTTCATACACAGTATGTACACAGTCTACATAATTTAGATGTGTGTATACATAAACTATGCTAATTTGCAACCGGTTACAAGTGAACTGGATACAGAAAATGTCATGGATGAGCATTGGATGGTATCCAGAATTACAGGTGGATTATTGTATTAAATACAGTGTGTATGTATAGTCCAGTGTTTGGAATACCATATTGTGGGAGTATGCTGTAGGGTGTATTAGCTCTGTCTGTTCATCAGTCTGATAGCATGAGGGGGGAAAGCTGTCCCTCAGTCGGCTAGTGCTGGACCGGATGCTGCAGAGATGAGGAGTCTTTAGGACGGGTGGCTGGAGTCACTGATGATCCTCTGGGCTTTCCTTAAACACCTCCTGGGGgagatgtcctggagggagggaagCTCACCTCCAATAATGTGGCAGGCACTTTTGCAGAGCTTTGCGGTTGTGGTGTTCAGGGAGAACTGGAGCGGGCTGAGGACAAAGCCCTGGGGAACACCTTTTAAATCAATGGTTTTTGGATGGGGTAGATGCGGATTGTTTTTGTCGGCACTACACACTTCCTGATGAAACGCGCGTATCTTTGGACAcaatgtgctcagtaattaaagCGGAAGGGTTGCGTTTTATTAGGTAGCTTGTGACATCCTTCATGGGAAATGCTGAATCGCCAGAACACTGCTCACAGCGCTTGGTCACTTGTCGCACCAGAACCATATTCGGAAACgaaacttagaaattgctcacggttctggctctttaaaaaaaaaaaaacaacaacaagaggtTTTGAATAAGAACCGGTtcttgtatatgtaaatattttttttatatatactgtatgtgtatgtatttatacacacacactgtaataaatgatgctgaaaaacaaatatatatagttGCTAAAATTGAGTATATAACCCagtatttgtgtttttctttgcagCATGTTTATATCAATCTGGAATCAATTGTGAGTCTTGTTGTGAACAGACTGCATCTGTTTTGAACGTTAAAAATCACCGGCTTACGAGGTTTCATTGCCTTAGACCGCAAGCAGGCTCACTAGGGTTTGGAACGGAGCCGTTTTGTACCTTATTCAACACATAAAGACGCTTTACAGCCTGAAAATAACATAATTAGCAACATGAAATCCTAAAATAACCAGACGCTCGTCTACAGCTGCGCCGACTGAGGCTGAACTCCAGCTGAAGTTACACAACCGAGACAAGAAATAAATCAAGGAGGAAGAGAGACAACATGATAAAGCGAAAGACCGAATAAAGAAGAGATAATGGTGTGTTACCTGCTCACAATCGCAAGCATTTGAGCGTCTCCTGATCAACATCAACACTGGAAACACAGCTGATCGCTTCACAACACACCACTGCATCGAGACGTGAACCGATAAACACTGTCAAATCACAGAGTAAACTCTGCTGTCTACCATCATTCAGATATTAATACTTTTCATTAGTATTTGGTTTCatattttagataaattaaagttttattaatattggtgttttttttatttttttttttacattgtcattGTCATGATGGGTCTGTAtgggtttttaattatttttattgtattttctcttaaataaatttgttttggATAAGATTTGctgatttataataaataaataaataaataaattgttatgcttttgttttagttaactataatattgtgataaaatattataaaaaataaaatggtaagtttatattaatttttatttaatttaattttagtttttttaaataaatttgctttggataacattttttatttaaaatgcttttgttttagttaaccTATAATATTGTggaactataatattttttataatattttacgtttttattaatttttatttaattatatttttgttttttaattacatttgctTTGGATATGTTTTGCTGAaatgaaatgttaatatttttattcattttttatttaaaaaaacgtatgttttagtttaaaataatattttgtcactactatatttctaataatatttagaacactttttttttcttttggaattttttttgtaatatttattaatttctgttttatcaattacaatatatattgtattcccattttagttttatttattttaataccttAAGTTCAACTGAATGAAATTGAGAAAGGTTGTCTtggtaactagctgaaataacttttaaaaaatatataatttcagttaacatttatcttatttcaactatgtttttaaatggttttattttagcaGAGTATAAAATCGtatgattatatttttaatactatttttgaATTAGTGTTTGTAATTacgtttttataattttcattactttttaaatagtttttattcgttcatttttagttttaggtattttagtaaatcaagttaaactaaatgcaaatgtgaaaaaataaatgataagacCGTTATCTTTTTGTCTTTATCACTTTTTATGtcgttttaaactaaaataattattaatttctaaaataacatttataatgcaagcagagagatatcatgacaaacgtttagtgatcatctgaacacgactgaatcaattcaatgcgcacattttcattacgcagaactctTTAAGGGAGTCTTAATGTTGATAatagtgaacttcactaaacaaatgtgtgtgtgccgcgcaaaccagcaaaagataaagatgcaaacatgtaggacaagtagaaaatgtacctgtatcgaagctgattattagcctgctaggactggtttggtttttgagagactgaggcGCGCAGCgcagctgtttgattggtgagagCGCTTTGCTTGTTCCATTAATTCGTATCATATCGgaggtttaaatcattgccttttaaacatttacaaataatataatgtgtatgatgtattattataggtgatattactCTTGCAAAGCTCTGATCTCTGAAAGATGCATAGAGAGGCAACAGCAATgatgtttgatttgcgctcttttcattcGTAAAGTTTACATTGATTTACTTACActcgtgactttagaggtctgtgtataatattgcacTGATCCCCTGACTCAAcggttatctagcaaacaccagactgtgccagcttcagccgagtattcaggcagaattattctgAATATATTTGTCTGTGATTCGTTTTTGAAGCCGTTATGAGTGCCATCCCGAATTAGGAATTCGACTTCAGGCACACCcctaatttttacattaaatatttaaattttacatgcaacatagataagttCATAGAAAGTAACCGCTAcatgcaatattgtaatcctaaaattcacgtcgtacttgcaaacccTTTATACGCATTATGTTAATGCATGCTCGAGTAGTCGATAGTTTTCAACAGCGCCAACTAGTGGTTGAAGTAGACAATCActtgactagtctatgcaagccctaatatttatatatccAGCCAAAgccaattttaaatataatattatgtaaataatatgaaACTAACACTGACCCAAACCGGTATTATTAATTTACTAAATTGAAATATGAAAtggttaaataattaaaaatacttaCAGTCATATAAATAAGACAAGCgacaaaaaatataaagataaaagcaaataaaaaaaatgtatcatgtctAAAAATCtccacacaatttttttttgccaattacattaattattttctattctatttgtttcggttttatatttttatagcatTAAACATAAATCggttaaatatttttcaattatttaacaaatgatacaattttattatataataaataaaatctaaataagaaTAACATTCTTGCATGATAACATCTCAGTGATAGTAGaatacactgacacacacacacacgcgcacacgcacacacacacacacacacagaggaggtCAAGAGTGCAGTAAACGGGAAGTGAGAGCGAGGGGTCACTACCGTGTCTTTGGGGCCAAACAACTCGAACACAGTCAggaaacaaacaccacacacgGAAAACACGTTTGTGTAAAGGAGCGCTGAAGCAGACACGTTCACAGGTGTGGCTCACCATCATGTGCTCCTGATAGAACTGATCCCCGATCAGCTGGAGCTTCTGCCCGATGAGGGTCTCCACGCTCTCCGCCGGGTCCATCACGCGCAGGTTCTGCTGGAGAACCACGTCTGGAGGCCGAGAGCGGCCGAGCGACGCTAGCAGCAGCAGGCCTGCGTTACCTGTTCAGAGAAACAGCATCACACTAACTCTGAGCCATTCACTGAACAAACACCAAACAGAGCCGCAGACATCCACACGTGCTGAGTCGCTCAAACAAGACTCATGTTATGAAAGAGGCACGATCAGTGAGACGGCAGACACACTTACAAAACATGAAacagcagaaaaataaataataataaaaataaataaataaataatcattttccgtttttttttttttttgctagaatGGTTTTGGGGAGGGCCGATACTGATTCTTAAAATTCAGCATGTATGTGCAATTTGAATGTTTgcattatggtaaaaaaaaaagaattttaatagtaaaatactgtaaaaaattactgTGAAATGATTAACAGTAAATTAACTTACTATTATATGGTGGAAACCTGTAATAGCTCTAAAGGGACATTTCACAtacttttacagtaaaatatcgtaaaattatatatatatatatatatatatataaaataacttttccaaTTTAAAGTGGAAATATATAGGTAATGGgaatttgatacaaaaaaaataaaacatacacacacacacacacacgtatatgtctgtgtgtgtgtgtgtgtgtgtgttttatttttgtataaaattccCATTCCCTATATATGACATTCCCAGAAATCTGTGTGTGACAgctcacatttttttattgaaatttacaatttttcttatcagttatgtacattaagattttaatgttgttaaatgaaagtttattgtattattttagtttCATGCGAGGTGCTGTTTTGTAGTCGTCTGTGTGACACAATTTACCtttcatatttaagaaaaaaaaaaattatttaaaaagtcgtccaaaaaaaaaaaaaaaaaactgactttagtaattgtaaaataaatgtagcaacaaaaaaacaatgcatattatttttttaaaccgtacatttaattttagtctgcaaaatatatattttttaatcctaaattgcacttttttttgcattgttttttcagTGTTGTTCATTAAATAAATCGGATTGTGTACTTgattattaaatatctttatttagtttttcggTGCATCGCTGGCAGTGTTTGACTCTTCAGGAAGCCAACGACTGACTCTGAACAGACTCCAGAAACAGCATCTCAACATCACGCTACATCAGCGCTGATAATGAACTCATAACTGCCAACAACACTTCCCTGATGAAGAGATCAGTCCGTTCGGCTCATATAAAGCTGTGCATCTCTAGATCATCACAGCAGCTCAAAGAAAGCAGACGCTCAAGCTCGGCTGTGTTTTCATCGTGTACCTTTCAACCTCCCTCAAAGACGTCCGCTATGATTTGGCACAAGCAATAGAGAACCAGAGACGTGTAAAAATAACCAGCGGAGAGAGAAAAGGCCTCTGCGGTCTGAGAGCCATGAGTCATGAAGTCGTGACGTCGATGTGCACAGAAGTCAAACAGGAAGCTGCAGCGTCTGGGAACTTTAACAAAGCGCTTTCTGAAGTTTCgacacatgcaaaaaataaataaatacatgacacACATTCTCTACAAAAATAGATTGTTTTGCATGATTGACGTCTGGGTTTGATCAGTGACATTTCTGTGTATATACCATACACTTTATAATGCTTTAAATCGATGCTCTGAGATTGAAAAATAACAATGtgacaatttataaaaatattaaaaggtataaaaaattgtgtttaatattgcactttcacctttgattttttttttcaaaagtcagTGTGATTTcaacatgtaaaatatatatatatatatataggtgttgCAAGCGTCATACAGCACTGATTCTTCATCTGATCAAACAAGAGATGctgtgtgtgagagcatgtgaACGCAGGTGTGGTTTGCATTGCAAAGTGACTGGTTACACACACAGCTCCTGAAGCCGCTGAggtcaggaacacacacacacacacacacacacggcttaCCGTAGAGAAAGCGTCTGTGCTCCACATGCACTGGGCAGGGCAGCATTACGCTGGGTGATGCAGGGGGTCTCCCTGCGGTCTCGCTCGGCTTTATCTGGACGTGAGAGGAAGGCCAGTGATGAAGACCCTTCCTGTGCagatcatcctcatcctcatccatcAGCCGAGCTCTTCACCTGGACACAAGAGCAGAGCAAACACgttacacaaacaacaacaacaacaacaacaacacggaCTCTACAAACTGTACTAGTGACCAATGTatactaaatacataaaaaacttttatacataaatacacacaaatttacatttataaatgtgtaattataattaaaaaatataaataaatatatatatatataaaaaaatatatatatatatatatatatatataaggaacataaaatgaaaatgataaaaaattatataatttatataaaaaaatatttttatacataaatacaatttaaaatgttaatttgcaactacaaaaaaaagtacagtaaattttaaatataaaacaatttcacaataaaatatgtaaatgataaatagattgataattacaattgaaaaaataaatgaatatatatttacaaattttttatttgaaattatttacattttatattatattcattaatgcattatatatcactcgtataaatattaattttaataatttaaaaatgcatttatacattacttagtttttaataaaaattttcatacatttataaatttatgCTTATTTAACTTTTGAATTCCTGgatttgtttttgcattattttcaggggaaatttatatattataaataaaatgggaataaataaataaaatgttcctaAAATAGGCTTtattgttaatgaaaaaaaaaaaacggtcaacCTTTTCACCCAGTTGATAATCTactctttttttgtttatgttaaaaCCTGTAAGACGTTAAACACAGACGATTATGTACTTATGTAGTTCATGGTGACAGAAATAAACTGTAGGACTCTTGTCTGTCAACACTCGATGTTCAACGTACAATCTGAAATAAACCCGTGGTTAAGAGCCTCAAAACTCATTCAGTAAACCACTAAAGATGTGTGAAGACTTGCTTGtacacactcaaactcacaagCACTCACACAAACCAGATCTCAGAGTAATAACGGGGTGTTTGGGCCCAGCCAGCCTCTCGTTTACGGCCCGTTAACAGCAGGATAATTAGACTCCAGATTAGTGTCTCTCGTGGTCACTGGCtgaactgatttatataaatAGCAGCGATGAAACCTCGCGCTCGGCTGCGGTTAGACGACTGCTCTGCTATATTTAACCTGGTTTGGCGAGGCAGAGACAGAAAGCGTCTCGCCTACTCTTTCCATGTTGTGTGGTGAAGCTCTGGGCTCAGTTCTGAGAGTCAGGAGCTCATGATGAGTGTTTATTCACTGTTAAAGCCACTTTAGGGAGGGACACTGGAAATACACCAAGCCGCAGATCACTGGATTATTATAAACACTTATGTTTCACCTCACTTTGATAACTCTGCAtcaattatcattttaaacattataaatgcacaaaaaagagagagaaatgggcCTAAAAAGAGGCTTCAAAGTTCATGCAAACATATTTCCTGTTTATTTCTACCAACCCGGGTCACCTTAGTGCAAACTCTTCCTGTAAAGCTTTAAAAAAGTTTCTAATAAACCCCTTCATGTAGCATTTTCTCAGGCCGTACAGTATCTCCTCCATCAGAAGTGTGGCGCTCAGAGGTGCGTGTGAACGTCCTGTGTCGCATGTGTGTGTAAAAGTTCAGAAACACGTGTCACTCACCACAAACTATGGCATCTGATTTCCTCAATGAGTGTAAAAATGACACAGCAAAAAGCAAAGCAACACACAGCTCCCTCTAccgctgcagacacacacacggaCGACAATCCATTCATGTGCAGAATCACCACGGCCCTACTAACCCAACTCCATCTGACCTCTTCAAAAAAACTGCTTCAACAACGTTACCAAAACTAACCCACAAGAGCCTCTCAACAATAAACCCGTTTCACATCTACAGCCACTAATACAATCCACAGAGCACTTCTGGACTCGATTAAAAGCTATAACTTAAATGCTTTctaattttttataatgtaaacgcCATGGTATAAATATACCAATTATCCAATGCATGCAAGAaatcataaatgcatgcataaaacaaatacatgcgTGCATAAAAGCTTAAATAAATGCAAGTAACaataaatgcatgtataaaagtaacaataaatgcatgcataaaagtAACAATAAATGCATGCGTAAAAGTaacaataaatgcatgcataaaagtaacaataaatgcatgtataaaagtaacaataaatgcatgtataaaagtaacaataaatgcatgcataaaagtaacaataaatgcatgcatgaataaattaatacatagtCACATAAAAATCTAATATATGGAAAATAGTAACAAAATACCATTATAGCACTTTTAGTTATTGAGTGTCTTCAATGCAGGATTAACCAGATGGATGCTACTATTGTTTTGCAAGCTGTGTTTTCTCTGTAGTGTACTGTATGGTGCATTTAAGACACATTTTCAAAAGAGCAATCAATCTTTGCCAGTAAACTTCGACTTCAAGTCGTGTAACAGCAGCAGCGGTGAGTGGTTTAGTAGTCAGAGACTGACGTCTCTCAGAGAGCTTCTGTAGCACTACTGACCCagtgaggaaacacacacacacacacacacacactaaaaacacGCCCACACTATCCAGCACAGCTCGGCTATAAACTGTCCTGATTCAATAACTGCATAACAT
This region of Carassius auratus strain Wakin chromosome 17, ASM336829v1, whole genome shotgun sequence genomic DNA includes:
- the LOC113117824 gene encoding uncharacterized protein LOC113117824 isoform X1: MDEDEDDLHRKGLHHWPSSHVQIKPSETAGRPPASPSVMLPCPVHVEHRRFLYGNAGLLLLASLGRSRPPDVVLQQNLRVMDPAESVETLIGQKLQLIGDQFYQEHMMGFVLSPLQFSLNTTTAKLCKSACHIIGGELPSLQDISPRRCLRKAQRIISDSSHPS
- the LOC113117824 gene encoding bcl-2-modifying factor isoform X3, which translates into the protein MDEDEDDLHRKGLHHWPSSHVQIKPSETAGRPPASPSVMLPCPVHVEHRRFLYGNAGLLLLASLGRSRPPDVVLQQNLRVMDPAESVETLIGQKLQLIGDQFYQEHMMSQNREQFLSFVSEYGSGATSDQAL
- the LOC113117824 gene encoding bcl-2-modifying factor isoform X4, with the protein product MDEDEDDLHRKGLHHWPSSHVQIKPSETAGRPPASPSVMLPCPVHVEHRRFLYGNAGLLLLASLGRSRPPDVVLQQNLRVMDPAESVETLIGQKLQLIGDQFYQEHMMDTSGKRSGAPEQR
- the LOC113117824 gene encoding bcl-2-modifying factor isoform X2, with product MDEDEDDLHRKGLHHWPSSHVQIKPSETAGRPPASPSVMLPCPVHVEHRRFLYGNAGLLLLASLGRSRPPDVVLQQNLRVMDPAESVETLIGQKLQLIGDQFYQEHMMHHRNQRNQDPLLWRVAVAFYTLLFGREANARADRR